One Neovison vison isolate M4711 chromosome 2, ASM_NN_V1, whole genome shotgun sequence genomic window carries:
- the SMNDC1 gene encoding survival of motor neuron-related-splicing factor 30 isoform X2, translating into MEVIELTKDLLSTQPSETLASSDSFASTQPTHSWKVGDKCMAIWSEDGQCYEAEIEEIDEENGTAAITFAGYGNAEVTPLLNLKPVEEGRKAKEDSGNKPMSKKEMIAQQREYKKKKALKKAQRIKELEQEREDQKVKWQQFNNRAYSKNKKGQVKRSIFASPESVTGKVGVGTCGIADKPMTQYQDTSKYNVRHLMPQ; encoded by the exons gAAGTTATAGAACTAACCAAAGACCTTCTGTCAACTCAACCTTCTGAAACTCTTGCAAGTTCAGACAGTTTTGCTTCTACTCAGCCCACTCATTCATGGAAAGTGGGAGACAAGTGTATGGCAATCTGGAGTGAAGATGGACA GTGTTACGAAGCGGAGATCGAGGAGATAGATGAAGAAAACGGCACTGCTGCAATCACCTTTGCTGGCTACGGCAATGCGGAAGTGACCCCACTGTTGAACCTCAAGCCtgtagaagaaggaaggaaggccaAGGAGGACAGTGGCAATAAACCCATGTCAAA aaaagaaatgattgCCCAGCAGCgtgaatataaaaagaagaaagctttgaaaAAAGCACAGAGAATAAAAGAACTTGAGCAGGAAAGAGAGGACCAGAAGGTTAAATGGCAACAGTTCAACAACAGAgcctattctaaaaataaaaaaggccag GTAAAAAGGAGTATTTTTGCTTCACCCGAGAGTGTAACCGGAAAAGTTGGAGTAGGAACTTGCGGAATTGCTGATAAACCTATGACACAATATCAAGATACCTCTAAATACAATGTCAGGCATTTGATGCCTCAATAA